A DNA window from Trichosurus vulpecula isolate mTriVul1 chromosome 2, mTriVul1.pri, whole genome shotgun sequence contains the following coding sequences:
- the LOC118837493 gene encoding solute carrier family 35 member E2A-like has product MPSLIKAPTTPPEEKPKGKSPAPEDKPQGKSLFGLGSLVGNRSEKIVIARSDSAPDENVLKITITETTVIESDSGIWNSHALLYLTLWFFFSFCTLFLNKYILSLLEGEPSMLGAVQMFSTTLIGCIKIFVPCCLYQHKARLSYPSNFIMIMIFVGLMRFATVVLGLVSLKNVAVSFAETVKSSAPIFTVIMSRMILGEYTGLLVNLSLIPVMGGLALCTATEISFNVLGFSAALSTNIMDCLQNVFSKKLLSGDKYRFSAPELQFYTSAAAVVMLIPAWIFFMDMPVIGKSGKSFHYNQDVILLLLMDGVLFHLQSVTAYALMGKISPVTFSVASTVKHALSVWLSIIVFGNKITSLSAIGTVLVTIGVLLYNKAKQHQQEAMQSFAMTASPSTAEDIEPLIGKDSKPYN; this is encoded by the exons ATGCCTTCCTTGATAAAAGCCCCGACCACGCCGCCTGAGGAGAAGCCCAAGGGGAAATCTCCTGCCCCCGAGGACAAGCCCCAGGGGAAATCCCTGTTTGGCCTGGGCTCCCTCGTTGGGAATCGTAGTGAGAAAATTGTCATTGCGAGAAGCGATAGCGCCCCGGACGAGAATGTTCTGAAGATCACCATAACAGAGACCACGGTCATTGAGTCTGACTCGGGCATATGGAATTCGCATGCTCTCCTCTACCTCACCTTGTggtttttcttcagtttttgtaCTCTCTTTCTCAACAAGTACATCTTGTCCCTGTTGGAAGGCGAGCCCAGCATGCTGG GAGCTGTGCAGATGTTTTCCACCACACTGATTGGCTGTATTAAGATTTTTGTTCCATGCTGTTTATATCAACACAAAGCACGCCTGTCTTATCCATCTAATTTCATCATGATAATGATATTTGTTGGACTAATGAG ATTTGCGACAGTGGTCTTGGGCCTGGTTAGCTTGAAAAACGTAGCTGTCTCCTTTGCCGAAACGGTGAAAAGCTCAGCTCCTATCTTTACGGTCATCATGTCCAGGATGATCTTAGGAGAATACACTG GACTGCTGGTGAATTTGTCCCTTATCCCCGTTATGGGCGGGCTTGCACTCTGCACTGCTACTGAAATCAGCTTCAACGTCCTGGGGTTCTCTGCAGCGTTGTCCACTAACATCATGGATTG tttgCAAAACGTGTTTTCCAAAAAGCTGCTCAGTGGGGATAAATACAGGTTTTC CGCCCCGGAACTTCAGTTCTATACCAGTGCTGCTGCTGTGGTCATGCTCATCCCAGCTTGGATCTTCTTCATG GATATGCCAGTGATAGGAAAGAGTGGGAAAAGTTTCCATTACAATCAAGATGTCATCTTGCTGCTCCTCATGGATGGTGTCTTATTCCATCTTCAGAGTGTCACAGCCTATGCCTTGATGGGAAAGATCTCCCCCGTCACTTTCAG TGTGGCCAGCACGGTCAAGCACGCACTCTCAGTCTGGCTGAGTATTATTGTGTTTGGGAACAAGATCACCAGCCTGTCAGCCATTGGGACAGTTCTGGTGACCATTGGTGTGCTGCTTTATAACAAGGCCAAGCAACATCAGCAGGAGGCGATGCAGAGCTTTGCCATGACTGCCAGTCCAAGCACCGCTGAGGACATAGAGCCGCTGATCGGCAAGGACTCAAAGCCATACAATTGA